The genome window ACAGCTCCCACCTGCAGTCATTTTAGATTCAAAGAGCCATTTTCATCCCCTCCAGTTAACAGTTTGTTAAATTCATTTGAGGACTTGGAATAGTTTGTGAGAAGGCAACACATTTTAGGATGTCAAGTCGTTGCATGGTTTTATAATCACTTCCAGTGCATATGAAGTAGAAGATTTATGATAATGGTGACTGGCAATTGAATTTTGTGCAGTTGTTATTGCACCATAGCACCTGGCTTTGCATTTTGGGTAGTTTATCCGTTTCTAGGTGGGACAAAGCAATACTTGTTTTGCTGAAGTAGTAGAATAGTTATCACCATTATGAAGGGATGATGTTGGCATCACTTGACTCATGGTGACTCATGAATTTGCATTGGTTAAATCTTTTCAGCAGGTCtcgaaataaaaatacataaaggcTGAGTCATTACATTGTTTTTTGGTGTCCTTTATGCTTCCATctgttgcacacacaaacagtggcaTGGCCTGTggtctctttctgttttgtgttcgCCATCAGACATCGACTCCTATCTGGAGCCGAATCGCCTCTGGCTTGTGTCCTAACTAGACAGCTGTGTAGTCCATAAATCACTCTTGTTAGTGCGCAGTCATCTTGAACCCTTTTTTTGTCAGATAAATGGCAATCACTGATACATGTCAAATGTTTATTAGCGATTTATTCAGATTGATTTTTGATGCATAAAATTTGGTTATGATTGATTCAAGTATGTGGCTTATTacaaaaaatcttgttttccaaagatttcacactgcaaatttgaaaatatcattaaaatgacaCTGCAGATTCtagagagctgattttttttcagcacatcctctctctctctgtgtgtgtgtgtgtgtgtgtatgtgtgtgtgtgtgtgtgtgtggtgtaagaAAACTTTACTGCaacctttttttcagaagtcTGTCACTCTAACTTTTGAAACTATGCCAAATCAATTAACATCTAAATCTCCAAAACTTGGCAGTTGGCGAAGTCAAACCTGCCAACAACGTggtaatgtatgtatgtggcaTGTTTTCAGATTCTTCTAAGTAGGGCTTggcgatgtggacaaaatcaaaaatcctgATATTTGTGACTGGATACCTCTATTGGCATTGTGAGGttgctttcacaaaatgtttacacaagagatttctgataaacaatcttaagtgaatatgatgaccaaacaggtagaggctaagaaattcagaaaattgcattccttAACTGTTatgaagcctttaaaaccagacgTGAGCATGAACACACAGGCTGTGTCACAATATGACGACGTCTAAAATCCCAGACGTAATATAGTCTCATGTCACAGTATCGATATagtatcaatatattgcccattGTCCATATATTCCCCTACTTCTAAAGGTCATAGGAAGTCTAAGACTGCCTATTGTGCTTGGACTCCATGAATTGCCTCTTGCAGCTATAATTAACTGTTACAGTTTCTTAtcttttaattgaatttaaatgGCCTGCCTGCTGTTATGCTTCTTTCCTCAGGTCAAggtggtggagctgaaggtgacATGGATCACTAAAAGCTATTCCCCCAAGGGCTCTGACAGCGTctacccccctccctccaccatcACACAGGAAAACCTCTGCAGGTCGgtccgtctgtccgtccatATGCACTTATACGTCCTCTTAGGTTTTATGTTGCTGTTCTGTTTGTCCCACACGATGAAATCTCAgatgctttgtttgttttctgaacTGAAGTGCCGTGCTACGTTACTCACTTGTTGGTACGTGTGTCACGCGATACTGCTGATCAGATTTTGACGAAGCTCGGCGGAATGATGCATCTCGCCATTGCTCTCTGGCACATTGACAATTATATTGATTGACCCCAGAGGTGCGCTGTAATTACAGGTCAAAAGAAGGTGATGCCTTTGTTATTATCGGCCCACAGGAGGACTGCACTATTTGTGGCGAGTGACATGTTTGGTGTTTCAATTATGCAGTTTTCTCAAATCTGAATTACTGAATTATGGTAATTATtggataaataaaatgcattaaaagatTTTGGTATGTCTGATCTTGGGTGCTAAGTGACAATTGATGTGATGattttacactgaatatcaCAGAGATCACTTGTTAATCCAACAGTGCTtgatgtctttttccttggattttctgttgattaaaGTTTCTGGAGGTGTCGCTCTTTTGCTGCTCATATTAACCACCAAATTCTCATCTTGTTTATACCAAACAAAATACTGCCGTGGCTGTTAGACATGTAAAATACActactttgtgtgtgtcagctgattTAACTGAAGAAACAGTCACCAGTGTTTAGAGTATCAGATTAGAGCCCTTCTGAACCATTGTGCTTCATTGATCAGCAGtagagagcagcaaaacagacatttattttcatgtaaatttcagttttcttaCTTTAATCAGAATAAGCGCTACCATTACTTTCAAGCATTCACTTGTAGGAGTCAGTGTGTAAAGTACAAGGTAATCTGTGCTGCTGGCCACAGAGTAATGCTGCTGTGGATCTTCTGGTTGGGTTTAGGGTAAGGCGTCTGGGCTTCTACGACCACACCCAGAGGCAGCTGGGAGAACGAGCTCTTTATGTCTTCCCTGCAAAGGGCGATGCCACGCGCATCACCTGTGAAGGACCCGAGGGTGCCCCTGTCCTGCCTGAAGATCCCGTGGCCAGGAAGGTGTGTATTCATTTTTCATAGTTGTCTTTCTGCATGGAAGTGTATggactgtgtgtgcgtgactgTGCAGCTGTGTATGAGAAACTGctattttctctttgtgttaACTGTTATAGATCATGGTTTATGTTGTTTCTGATCAGCTCGCACCATCATCGGTTTTACacagaaaagaaattaaatgatttCAGTGCCAAGAATTACCCACCCATGGTTGTTGGTTACCTCTTGGTGCTACACAGAGTGCCGTGCCTGTTAAACATTTTTGGCTGTCAGTTTTGATCATcaccaaacagtgtgtgtgtgtgtgtgtgtgtgtgtgtgtgtgtgtgtgtgtgtgtgtgtgtgtgtgtgtgtgtgtgtgtgtgtgtgtgtgtgtgtgtgtgtgtgtgtgtgtgtgtgtgtgtgtgtgtgtgtgtgtgtctcccctgCAGTTGAAAAGAATGTTCAAGAAGGATTCAGGGAAGAAGACTGAGAACGCTGAAACGCAAGGTGCCAGCCAACActctgcagagaaaacacagaatccAGAGGgtaggtgcacacacacacacacacacacatacacactctgtctctgtcatgcTGTGCTTGTCCCTCTTATTTGCATATCCATATCATGAACTAAGCACAATTATGGTGTGTGAGAGTTTCATTCCTGTTTGAACGCAAAAATAGACACCATGCAAAAGAGAGGGGGCTCACCTTTCTTGAAATCTGTTTTAgctaatttggtgtgtgtgtgtgtgtgtgtgtgtgtgtgtgtgtgtgtgtgtgtgtatgaaagctGCCACTGTGGTTACTGCACTTCAGGTCATTAGTCTTGGTCAAATTATCCttagtcaaaataaaaaaattcctGAATCGGCAAGCAAAGTGGAGCTCTTTGAATAAGCTGAGAGACAAAACTGAGTGCAAGCACAGCTGAATATGGGTGTTAAACGAAAGTTAAATGTGAAACATTAAGCATAAtatcaaaaacatgacaaaagatcccttcctctctctcacatctctgacacacgctcacactcacTTTGTCAGTGTGCGCAGTTTTCGCTTTTATCTTCCCAAAAGAAGCAGATCTTGTTATATCTGTGCAAAGCAGAGTCGTGAAATGATTGATGAATGAAGTTTCTGTGTGATGCAGGAGATTGTCGGTGCTAAGTAAAGGTGTAAGGGACTAAACGGAAATTGCGCTGAAGTGCAGCAAACTTCAGCTTCTCCACATGAGAAATATTAGATttctctgcatgtttttgtcGTATCGAAAATGACTTTGCATCGCTCCCAAGCCATAGCACTGTAAAAGCCCTAAacagtaagatttttttttttttttactgattttactgattcactattgagaaaaacaaaaaactataatCAAAAGCCTCTTCTTCAGTCTGCTTGCCTCAAATATATGCTTTTATTTGATAACTGGATAAACATTAATGAggcctttcctttttttttttaagctcacCGTCTGATTACGTATGCATCTGCTGCACACCATTTCAGTACACTGCTGTGAGAAAAGATTATCCATCCATGCTCTCTACCTTGCTGCGAAAAACTATTACGCCCCCCTTTGTTTCCGTCTGAGCAGGTGAACACAAGTCGGAGCAGACTGACTCCTCCCATCCCAACAACAACGGTCCTGTGGAGCACGTTCAACACCCCCACGACTCCCACCACCCCGCCGACGGCTGGGCCGAGCCCGGAGAGCAGGACGCCGACGACGAGGCAGCGGAGGACACAGACGACACCAGGTTTGTTGGCAGCAGCGTGGGTTTGCTGTTTTTGAGATGTTCTTAGGTTGGAAGGTATATCTGATGTATATCTAGTGTGAACCATCTGGCtttgttttgaacatttttcaagattttaTGATATATCTATTTATTGAAATACCCATCAGTTTCTTTCTAATCAGTGCAGAGCTGTTAATGTGTTATTCAGGAAAGCATTGCTTACATCAGTATGAAGTCCAAATTATTATCTCACACTCATCAACACAGTTCAAGTTGCCAGTCTAAAAGAGATGTTATATGGATAtatgttctatttttgtttacttctgtatgtattttatgtctgttataGTTTGTTTATCATTCTTTGTTATTTAGGATAAtagttgttttcatttcctttgatatatgtgtgactgtatatgttacatgtttttaatttattttgttttttattaggttttgcttgtaaatcttttgattgtattgtattttttatttgaccccaggaagaatagtcactactgaggcagtgactaatggggatcaacaataaacaaacaataaacaaacaaacaatgttgCTGTTGCTATAAGCATCTCTATATATAATGAATTTGAATGATATATCACAAACCTATTCCAATGTTTGTTTTGATCATACTTTGTTAattgtcattttgttgacatGTGTACACAGAGCTAGCCTTGACACAAAATGGCACAAAAGTTTCTCTGATCGTGTATGTTTATGTGAGATGTTGTCTGTAAACGATTAACTGAGTGTAACTCTGGTCCTAGCTCCCTGACCTCGTCGGCCAGCTCCACGGCTTCCTCTCAGAGCGGCGGTCTGGGAACCAATCGCAAGAAGAGCATCCCGCTCTCCATCCGCAACCTGAAGAGGAAGCACAAGAAGAAGAGGACCAAGTTCTCCCGCGAGTTCAAGCCCGGTGACCGGTGTGTTGATACCGTCTTCACTTTGTCAGCGACTTTACAGACCACGCTGGGACTCTTATTGCCCAAAAGTGGTTTTGCAACGGAGCTCTGGAAGTGCAATGAggataaaaatacatatttatcaAGGCCATGATTTCGTAattctgtgcatgcatgtgccaCTTTTTTGGCTTATTTGTCTGCATGCATCACAATTCCTTccttcattttaattaaattataagcacattttaatttgtgcacACAAGGCAAGTGCAACATTTGGGAGAATCAGCCACCAGACAAGTACAGAATGTAAACGgtttccactttgtttgcttTGAAATTTTGGTGCCGTGGTGCTGTCATGGTCTCATAATCAGCTGGATGTCAGTTCAAGTAcagtttttaagtgttttttaaaGCACTGCCAAACATTGTCTTAATGAAGGAAAATGGCAAACTCCAATTAAACTTGCACTTTGCCAAATTGTCAAAGGGTTGATTGAGGTGAAGAGCATTTAGACTCCACTGCCAAAAACatagaataagcacataatttgatggttgagtctatgTGGTTCTCATTGTTGGACCAAGTCACTTTTGTCATTTGAGTGTAAACACCCCAACTGGCCTTTGGTAGTTTTGCGTTGTGTTCCTTTAACCAGCTTCCTGTTAtgagtttttattcatgtttaagtcagaaaatgctgaaaaataccTCTATATTGATGCATGGCCTCTgcatatataatttattttcactgcactTGAAGGGCTCTGTACAGATTTGTGTTTGTAACAGAGAGCTTCACATAGATGGCAGGACTGTAGCAAATACTCATATGCACGCATGCAAGTGTATGATGTCATTGGCTGAATTTTAGCAACTTTTGAGCCAGTTGCTTCTCTTCCTTGGCAAATAGTTGGCATCActttgtctctcactctctctcttcttgtgaAAGGACTCATCATACAGTGTCAGTCTGTCTGGCAGCCATGCTGAAGCTCCGCAGCACCCACACAGAAAGCCTCTCAGCGCTGACTGCTATTAGTGTCATTTCTTCAACCCGAGACTGTTACACACTCATCCTcacaacatgcaaacacacacggcAACATGTGTAGACCCGTGGTTCTTCTTGCGAATGCAGTTTCTTCGGTGCCATTTAGTTTCTGCCAAGATAAAAAAGTTTCTGATACAAACCCACAAAAAATCTCAAGTGTGCGCAGAGCTTGGAAGATATGCATCATGTAGAAGGTGCAGTGGTGATGGGGTCTCCCACCTCCTGTGATTAAAAGCTGACTCCTACAAGTGCAAAGTAAAGAAGAAGTGGAATGGGATTTAGCGAATGAGATGGCAAGAGAGCCTGCACCGAGGCAAGGCTGAGTGACAACAGGATGAATTAGGGACTGATGGGAAAGGGAATGAGAGGGAAGACGGATGGAGCGAATGAGGCCACCGCATGCCAAGAAGGGAAATGGGTGTAAAGGCTGAGTGAAGACAAATGGTCCTTTAGATAAGAGGACGTGACTGTGACACGAAGCAGAGACAAGAACCTCTGTGTGTGCGAGAGGGAACAATTAGAATCGCTTTATCTGTGGAGGGGTGTAAATTAGTCAGCTTTGTCCCCATCCATGGATGTGATACAACAGCCACTAAATCTTCATTAAAAAGGGAATTTACGACGAAGTAGCAAAGATGTCCAGCCTcaatttttcattcatacatttttttgattCAGAGGCTACGAGTATGTAAACGCATGGGGAAACGTTACATAATGTGGTGCAGAGGTGCAGCCTTACATTGGCTTTGATCCTTTAAACTCTATCAACCTCTGTCATATTGTTCCTCAGCCACTTAATCAGAGCTGTAAGGTGAGATTTATACTGctgaagtaaacaaaaaaagtctgCTGTTTTGGTTGCACCTTGCTTTTTGGGCCACAGTTTGATTTGTATCACAGTTTGGATGAAAAACTGACTGTGCTTTCTTTTTTAAGTTGCTTATATACACACCAATAATTCAGTACAAACAGCTGAATGGGGCTTTTGCCAGTCTTCTGTAAAGGTTGAGCGGTGTAGCAAGAGAAAGCCTTTGTGTGCCGCTTGTGGAAAGGTCTGTTATTAGGCCTAACATTGTCATTCACAAGCCGTGTTTAAAGTTCACTGTGATTTTGCATTGTGCTAAAGAACAAGCAGCTTTAAATAAAAGAACTTtggtgagagagaaaaacaatatgGTTCACCGCACTTGTACGGTTTGGTGAACGGAGAACTGCAAggtcttttgtttttacatttcagtaCAAAATTGTAACACCTCGGATGACAGATGttaagaagtgtgtgtgtgtgtgtgtgtgttgctgcagggTGGCAGTGGAGGTGGTGTCCACAAAGACTTCTGCTGATGTGATGTGGAAGGACGGACGGGTGGAGAAGGGCATCCGATCCAACGACCTCATCCCCATCCAGCACCTCGACGGCCACGAGTTTTGTCCCGGAGACTTTGTAGTTGACAAAAGACGTAAGGaggccaaatttttttttttaatcactttcaTCTTGTTACTGTATCTTGGTTTGCTCCATTTTGCCTTTTTGGGGGGGATACAGAAGATGCAGCAGGTGTCAGATCCCTGTCCTTGGGGACTGTGATGAGTTTTATATAGGCCACTCAGCCACCTAGTACCTATTGAGGCCATTTGCTGAAAGTATGCCAagcttttatatttatatatatatatatatatattttgtatgcgtgtgtgtgtgtctgtgaaatgGACTGGAAATGTTGGGATTCACTTTCAGGCTGTAATGGCTTCTTACAGCCAAGCAAAGAACTTGttatttgtttccttttccttccagACAAATGCATTCTGGGTGATAAATCTCTGTATTGTAAGGGTGTGACTTCTGAGGATTTGTTTGTGCCTCTACGTTTTGTACTTAACTCTGGTTTGGTCTCCCGGCTGATTGTATACATCTCTGTGCTGTGTTACAGAGCAGATGGGCTGCTTATCAGTACATCTTCTCAGTGAATCCACTTaaataactctgtgtgtgtgtgtgtgtggttgtggttgcggttgtgtgtgtgcttcatgcTACCAGCCCAAGCCCTCCAGGACCCAGGAGTGTATGGAGTGATCCAGTCTGGTGATCACAAGGGCAGAACATGTGCTGTCAAGTGGATCAAACTCAACTCCTCCAGTGACGATGTGGAGGTCAGTCAAGGggacacatctgtgtgtgtgtgtgtgtgtgtgtgtggtgtgtgtgtgtgtgtgtgtgcttgctatATGCTTTAGAAggtaagcgtgtgtgtgtgtgtttgtgtgtgtgtgtctgtgtgaataagagagagagacaaaggcagAATGGCAGTGtaatggagagaggagggtggtAAGTGTAAGAGGGCTATGCACTATgtagttaccatggcaacctggCTACAGCACTTTGTACGCCATTAGGAGACAGTTATTATGTTGTGATACCTGGCTGTTTTTATATAGTTATTCAAGGTTGCAGAGGACATAGGTTGAGTCTGATAACGAGggattgtgtgcatgtgtgtgtgtgtgcatgtgtttatttcaaAGGTGATAGGCGAAGAGGAAGACGTCAGTGTGTACGACATTGCAGATCACCCGGATTTCCACTTCCGCACCACCGACATCGTCATCAGAATATGGAACTCGGAGAACGGACAGACCAACGACTGCGAGAACGAGGTGAGAAAACTCTCAAATGACGTCCGTTCTTCCAAGAATAAGACTCATACGCGCTGTAATGTGCTTTCTGTGTCCTGTTGTGTGTTTACTCCTATTTATCTACGGAGTTTTTGAGATTCTGCGGAGACCATTTACAACAAGACCTAGCAAAGAGggattgtttttaatttctttacAATCATACATCGACGGGGGGCATGGATGATACAAAAGTGGACAAAGGCATCGTGTGGGGAAAGCAGACATTAGACACAAAAGGGAAAAATCCACAATAATAGTTATAGTAATAGTGGCATGTGAGAGAGGTATGTCATGTCACTTATTTAATTGTACATATAAAAACTACAGTGCAGCAATAAGAAAGAGAAttatttgttaaagtatacaagCTCCCACCATGTGCAGGAGAGATGAAGAAGCCTATACAAACAGCACAGCTTACagataacataatgtaatgtgCACACACCATCAAACAAACACGTTGTTTTGTTCCATTGTTTTAGGCATCAATGATGTGTTTGATTCCTCATTTTCCAAGTGACTGAGCTTAATGACTAATTGGAAATGAAAGTTTTAGCGCAGTCATTAGTTAATTGGTGTCCACTCATCAAGAAATGGAAATTAGCCGAACAATATCAAAACATAATTGCTATATTGAAATGGGATGTGTTCCATTTAGAGGGTAAAATAGCTTCCTCATTACTGAGTGGCCTGTCACATGTAATCTAGTTGTTTCCCAAGCTCTTTGGTAAAAGAACCTGGCTTGAGGCCAAGTTAGATCTGCAAAAACCCATATAATTGACTCAATAaactagggatgctaaccggtggctgtttgaccggttgttgaccgaactttaaccgaataatcttgccGGTTAATTTTAAGGCCAAACGTGTCGTCGCCGtcacaaatgcgcatgtcatatTGTACAAACCGTAACATCCGTAACTTTTGCTCTAtcgaaaaaattccaactgttcctgaaagctgagaagttgctcatgaacccacatacagtttaatgcggtaaacatggcgacgggacgctctgcctGGCTTGGATTACGTCATCACACTCAGAGCTCAGCTCGTAGAGACGGACCGGAGAAGCGAGCCAAGCTTATGGTGATCACATATAATTTTGAACAAAGTAtgtcatgcaagtctgcaagagtcataaaaccaccaagcagactcatcgaggagtctggaaacaatatttttcacgaGGAGAGAGATTTATTCTACACCACGGTAAGCAACGtgtaaattacataatgtttgtaggatatcatgtaggctatgtacaatatttgacttcgggatgaatggtgttccatattatctcatgtctgaattggttttggGCCTGCGAGGGGAGATCTGTGGTACAGAACGGACACGATCGCgttcttgactgtctgtaaactttacagacagtcaaataatattctcggttaaccgaaataaaccgattaatgaggcccggtggtcgaccaagaaaattttccattttcgccatccctacaATAAACTGAGTAATAGACAAACTGAGAAATGAGCCGTTGGTTGTTTACGATGTCTGCCTTTACGTGTATCTCCCCCAGACGTCGGTCGGCCAGGTGTCCAGGGTGGACGTGAGCAGCAAGGTGGAGGTGGTGTGGGCGGACAACTCCATGACCATCGTCCTACCACAGGTGAACATTTTGGCCTCTTCAAACTATACACATTTTTTGACTTTCTCAATGAGCATGTTGTAGGGCTGGGCGAAATACTGCTGCATCAATGTCATGATATGAGAGTAGATGTTGTCTTGGTTTATGCATATCAtaatatcgtgatatggcataaatgttgtcttttcctggttttgaatGCTACATTACAGTGAAGGGCTGCACTTTTCTGAAATTATTAGGCCATTATAGATGTTatgttatttgtctctacctgctttatcatcatattcacatcacAAATGATTGTTTACACTTGATAAAGATTGTATGAAAACACTAAAAGATGCCCTACAGTATTTTCACAATAATGATATCAAGGGATTCAGTCAAAGATAacgtgatatttgattttgtctgttttgcccagccctagtaCATTGGTTAACCTGAGCCATCTGCAATTTTATTGTATACACCAACAAGCTGGTACCGCTTGCAAGAGTATAATTTTCTGTGATGAtggtcacagtgatgatgtggCGGTGAAATAAAAAGTTGCTCATCATGTCGTAATCACACACAGCACCTATACAACGTGGAGTCGGAGATCGAGGAGACAGACTacgactctgtggaggagacgAGCAGCGGCCTGTCCACCGAGGAGTGGGAGGACGAGAGCGACAGCTGGGAGACGGATAATGGCGTCACCACTGAGGACGACGGCCATGTCAACAATGCAGATGTCACCACCACGGCGACCCCGGCCCCGACGCCCACAGGCTCCACACCGTTCATTATCCCCCCAGAGGAGGGCAGCAAAGCCGGGGTCACCAGCCCCAGCAAGGGCGTCcctggagaggatggagagggagctGTGGCTGTAACTGCTCCTGCCTCTGGAGGAGGTGAGGGCTTacttaactctgtttgtgtttgactaattatattttattgtcaaGGGTCAACTCCACAGTGCATATCATAAATCACAATCCTTAAAGCTCCGATATTGTGCAAACGTGACTTGCCTAACTAAACCTAAACTTTCCTGTTGTATTCACTGAACTTAATTGAGAGTCATTAGGTGAAACCTCATTGcttattacataaaaaaatgttgtatttaGTGTCTTCTTGTGTTTTGATTAGGTTGATATACAGATAGTATTGATAGTACAAGAATCTTGAAATTGCAACACCAAGATAAATAACTTTGATATCCATTTGATATACCAGGAAGAGGAGTATAAGGGCTTTTCTATCTGTCTGATATGTACTTATCAGCCCAGAACCTGACTAACAAGATGTTCACAGGGACTACAGCTGCTTCATTATTTCATGCGATTCGCTCATAAACATCATCTCTGCTTGGCCAGGAACCGCTCCGGGCGGGACGGTCGACGGAGCAGAGAAGCCCAGCAAGGAGGGAGCCTCGCGGGGCTTCAGGGAGCTGAAAGAGGCCTTGAAGATCCTGGAGAGCCTGAAGAACATGACAGTGGAGCAGCTGTGGACCGGCGGTTCACCAACCTCCCCGACCTCCGCTGAACCTGCATCTACCACCAACGTAGCGAGCTCGTCAGCACCTGCAGCCCCCGAGAAACCAACCAAGGAGAAGCGCTTCTTGGATGACATCAAGAAGCTGCAGGAGAACCTGAGGAAGACGCTGGATAATGTAGCCAtcgtggaggaggagaagatggaggcCGTGGTCGAGGCAGGAGGGAGTGGAGGAGCAGGGACAGAGGTGTGTTTTGAAGGGGAATCTGCAATATGACACCTGACTCACTTTTCAAGAGTCTTCTACgtttgaaattttgaaaacagtgatGAATTAGATGCTGACTTGCTTTCTGGTCTTTTCTACCCTCCAGGCAGAGAGAGCCGGGGAGGAAAGACCCCAGCAGGAGCCCCAGACACCAGTGGGTGGACCAGAGTGGCCGAGTGACACACCAGTACTGTGCCAACAGAGTGGCGGCAAGCCTGGCGTCACCTTCACCAGCGCCAAGGGAGAGGTGTTCTCTGTGCTGGAGTGGGCACCAGGTGAGAGAGGGGCTTCAGTAGCACTTCCCCTTCTTCCTTCTTtccgttttttcttttttctatccctccttctgtctctttgtccttTATTGCCTCCTTTGATCCCCCACAGCCTGCTCTGtcatttcctctttcctttaaACTGTTAGGTAATGTCAGCTATCTACTTAATTGGATAAGTAAAAACTTGATCACACAAGCAGATAACCCGTTCTATCTGAATAGACATCCAGCGTCTGCGGTCAGAAGTCGGACTATCTGATCCATATATCATATCTGTTACAGCTCAAGAGTCTTGAATTAGAGCTTGAGCAAAGTCCTTCAGAGTTCTCAAATAAACTTGCTGATGTAGATGCGGCTGCGGCAGTTGGATCTAAGACACTAAACAGGCTTATGGTATCACTGAcaatcactgaaaatgtttttttttgttgcgtCAGATCTCATCGGGGTTATGttcaattcatttatttgtgattcGGTAGTTTCAAAGCCAAATTGTCTGCCTTGAAACTGATATTCTAAGGCGAAACTCGGAGAACGTTTCTCTGAGCGCTCTGACATCAACAAGGATAAAGAgtttttttcatcactgtgaAAGACTatcttttttctcagtttgctaTACTGTAATCATACCCTTCTGCCTGTTTCTGTCCCAAACACGGACACCCTCCGGTCGATGAAATTCTTGCCCACCCAGGCTGAGAGGTTTGTGTGCGTTaccctgtctgcctgttttgcTGTTCAGTGAGCACATCCCTGtgtcttctctttctgtcttagacacacacacatttaagaaAATGGAGTTCCAGCCAGCGGAGGCTAAGAAGTTCTTCAGCACAGTGAGGAAGGAAATGGCTCTGTTGGCAACCTCACTGCCTGATGGCAT of Myripristis murdjan chromosome 1, fMyrMur1.1, whole genome shotgun sequence contains these proteins:
- the ube2o gene encoding ubiquitin-conjugating enzyme E2O encodes the protein MAEPVASDAAAADAVAASSPTPALSPAASPGSEPPSMALSPTADGSQRLLFSHDLVSGRYRGSVRFGLVRMIHGEEDFNSDSDLDDGGGRGGGGGGGGGGGGGGGRVPCSSDTESAADTRSRPLGRGFVRVQWYPEGGKQDIRETKLKLEDRSIVIRDIVRRMNSNDNQCGIVTNIDIECAVKLVGTNCVLYPVNSKDLQHIWSFMYGDYIAYDFWLGKVYDLTNHIILKLSNGARCSMSVEDGAKLYDVCPHVSDSGLFFDEAYGFYPGQVLIGPAKVFSNVQWLSGVKPVLSKKCKFRVVVEEVKVVELKVTWITKSYSPKGSDSVYPPPSTITQENLCRVRRLGFYDHTQRQLGERALYVFPAKGDATRITCEGPEGAPVLPEDPVARKLKRMFKKDSGKKTENAETQGASQHSAEKTQNPEGEHKSEQTDSSHPNNNGPVEHVQHPHDSHHPADGWAEPGEQDADDEAAEDTDDTSSLTSSASSTASSQSGGLGTNRKKSIPLSIRNLKRKHKKKRTKFSREFKPGDRVAVEVVSTKTSADVMWKDGRVEKGIRSNDLIPIQHLDGHEFCPGDFVVDKRPQALQDPGVYGVIQSGDHKGRTCAVKWIKLNSSSDDVEVIGEEEDVSVYDIADHPDFHFRTTDIVIRIWNSENGQTNDCENETSVGQVSRVDVSSKVEVVWADNSMTIVLPQHLYNVESEIEETDYDSVEETSSGLSTEEWEDESDSWETDNGVTTEDDGHVNNADVTTTATPAPTPTGSTPFIIPPEEGSKAGVTSPSKGVPGEDGEGAVAVTAPASGGGTAPGGTVDGAEKPSKEGASRGFRELKEALKILESLKNMTVEQLWTGGSPTSPTSAEPASTTNVASSSAPAAPEKPTKEKRFLDDIKKLQENLRKTLDNVAIVEEEKMEAVVEAGGSGGAGTEAERAGEERPQQEPQTPVGGPEWPSDTPVLCQQSGGKPGVTFTSAKGEVFSVLEWAPDTHTFKKMEFQPAEAKKFFSTVRKEMALLATSLPDGIMVKTFEDRMDLFSALIKGPTRTPYEDGLFLFDIQLPNIYPAVPPLFRYLSQCSGRLNPNLYDNGKVCVSLLGTWIGKGTERWTSKSSLLQVLISIQGLILVNEPYYNEAGFDSDRGLQEGYENSRCYNEMALIKMVQSMTQLLQSPVEVFSQEIQEHFVSSGWRLVHRLEAWLELHEAAERGQAAQSATRAHPCRDRPPSVEPLDEQLPLGSGPVAVAYSSPNKPGEERIMGAGGTSIVEEELEDSGLSPSTTAASQQELSQNSDCDGAQANTSSGTEIGGGSTTVAGSVGRGGASELGCTGAGGGAGSTGSQPVVRPKKRRKSYRSFLPERSGYPDIGFPLFPLSKGFVKSVRGVLLQYRAALAAAGIPEHTEDNVAAEARCAHM